The following proteins are encoded in a genomic region of Mahella australiensis 50-1 BON:
- a CDS encoding glycosyltransferase family 4 protein gives MSTDVMTVVRRAEGGIKRHILSIVDHIDKDDYNICVGCEQGSALAKELATRKVMTFPLDISSAIRPWSDAASVIKLNSMFHRYKPHIIHVHGARAWQIAAALPYDVPIVASIHNFPYRDGRMIKVSYKMLAARTARIIAVSDALAQYLCSCGISQDKITVVHNGIDLEPYSDNAAEEHHKNESFVIGTAARLIPQKGIDVLLEAFCILLHEYNQSRLIIAGDGPSRMELERWCWKMNIADRVSFLGYINDINAFMQRLDVFVLPSLSEGFGISVLEAMACARPVIASSVGGVPEIVDHGQTGLLFPPGDSGTLAICLKYLMEHRNDAIDMGLRAHRRLNGRFDTHTMIKKIEDIYRSLT, from the coding sequence ATGAGCACTGATGTGATGACGGTGGTGCGACGAGCAGAGGGCGGCATCAAACGCCACATACTGTCGATAGTGGATCATATAGATAAAGACGACTATAATATATGCGTGGGCTGCGAGCAAGGCAGCGCATTGGCGAAGGAGCTGGCTACTAGGAAGGTGATGACCTTTCCTTTGGATATATCCAGCGCTATAAGGCCGTGGAGCGACGCGGCATCTGTTATAAAGCTGAACTCCATGTTTCACCGCTATAAACCCCACATCATACATGTTCACGGCGCGCGGGCATGGCAGATAGCGGCGGCCTTGCCGTATGATGTACCAATAGTGGCGTCGATCCATAACTTTCCATATAGGGACGGCCGCATGATTAAGGTCTCATATAAAATGCTGGCGGCGCGAACAGCCAGAATAATAGCCGTAAGCGACGCACTGGCTCAATACCTTTGTTCATGCGGCATATCGCAGGACAAAATAACAGTGGTACACAACGGCATCGACCTGGAGCCTTACAGCGATAACGCCGCCGAAGAACATCATAAAAACGAAAGCTTTGTTATAGGCACAGCAGCCAGGCTCATACCCCAAAAAGGCATAGATGTTCTGCTCGAGGCATTTTGTATATTGCTACACGAATATAATCAGAGCAGGCTTATTATAGCGGGTGATGGTCCATCGCGCATGGAACTCGAGCGATGGTGCTGGAAAATGAACATAGCCGACAGGGTCAGCTTTTTAGGCTATATCAATGACATAAACGCTTTTATGCAACGCCTGGACGTATTCGTGCTGCCGTCGTTATCCGAAGGCTTCGGCATATCGGTGTTGGAGGCCATGGCCTGCGCAAGGCCTGTTATAGCGTCATCGGTAGGCGGCGTACCGGAGATAGTAGATCACGGCCAAACCGGCCTTTTATTTCCACCGGGTGATAGCGGGACGCTGGCGATATGCTTGAAATACCTTATGGAGCATAGGAATGATGCGATCGACATGGGACTGAGAGCACACCGGCGTTTGAACGGGCGCTTCGATACGCACACTATGATAAAAAAAATAGAGGATATCTACCGCAGCTTAACATAG
- a CDS encoding methyl-accepting chemotaxis protein — MGKLKVTKINMSSIATRLIAAFLILILIPIIFIGYIATTNASDAITEEVSKGTVNTVEQLNRTMDTVLAMVNGTSMEVFGNTQLQELLAADKSKLSDYDRFQNAQNINDILGSIIRSNDYINLLCIVCEDGTSYGVPAAPIMDDIEAVKKSDFYQKAVEAGGSPVWLDERDLKTSSSAGSDIYAVTLARAYKDLTANKLIGVLVIDVKLKPIQDMLNSIELGDTGKVYLITPGGKIISGADMDEKAVSDLKNASYMKTILSSPEKSGTLHETQNGQPLLVSYSKSEGTGWTVVGAVPEAELTSSVGALRNTVVIAGVGFAIIAIIVAVFIALSMSKRLNKAMQAAAVVESGDLTVDTGITGNDEIGQLGRSLDSMIYKIKGLIQKGMDLTREVSASADNVAAVSEEATAASSEIATAIQEIAKGASEQANDATIGAQKASELAQQIDDVAENAKTMNTISQQTLGAATDGLNAVDTLKQKSSQVNDVTQSMVEAIQQLGQESRNINNIIKVIDAISDQTNLLALNAAIEAARAGEAGKGFAVVANEIRKLAEQSQTSTRNINDIIKRITSMTQNTVSNTGVMADIVSQQNAAVDSAAQSFQNIAQSVRKLSEQIKSIDIAVEAMNANKNGVLNAIENISAVSEQSAASAQEVSASAQEQLAAMDELSNAAQKLNELATDLLNAMSVFKIS; from the coding sequence ATGGGAAAATTGAAGGTCACGAAGATTAATATGTCATCCATTGCCACCAGGCTCATAGCAGCTTTTTTAATACTAATACTTATACCCATCATATTCATAGGGTACATAGCTACTACAAACGCATCCGATGCCATCACCGAAGAGGTGAGCAAGGGTACTGTCAATACCGTCGAGCAGCTTAACAGGACCATGGATACCGTGCTGGCCATGGTCAACGGTACGTCCATGGAGGTATTTGGCAATACGCAGCTCCAGGAGCTTCTTGCGGCGGACAAAAGCAAGCTATCGGACTATGACAGGTTTCAGAATGCTCAAAACATAAACGACATACTCGGATCGATAATACGTTCCAATGATTACATAAATCTGTTGTGCATAGTATGCGAGGATGGCACATCCTACGGCGTGCCGGCCGCCCCGATAATGGACGATATCGAAGCGGTAAAGAAATCGGACTTTTATCAGAAAGCGGTAGAAGCCGGCGGTTCTCCTGTATGGCTAGATGAGCGAGACTTAAAAACATCGTCGTCGGCCGGCAGCGACATTTATGCCGTAACTTTGGCACGAGCTTATAAGGATTTAACAGCAAATAAGCTCATAGGCGTGCTGGTCATAGATGTAAAATTGAAACCCATACAGGATATGTTGAACAGCATTGAACTGGGTGATACCGGCAAGGTTTATCTTATAACCCCCGGCGGTAAAATCATAAGCGGCGCGGATATGGATGAAAAGGCCGTATCGGATCTTAAGAATGCATCGTATATGAAAACTATACTGTCCTCTCCTGAAAAATCCGGCACGTTGCATGAAACTCAAAACGGCCAGCCTCTACTGGTAAGCTACAGCAAGTCCGAGGGCACTGGATGGACGGTGGTAGGCGCAGTGCCCGAGGCTGAGTTGACATCATCGGTGGGTGCGCTGAGAAACACCGTGGTCATAGCTGGCGTGGGATTTGCCATAATAGCCATCATAGTAGCTGTATTCATAGCGCTGTCGATGTCCAAGCGGCTGAATAAGGCCATGCAGGCGGCGGCCGTGGTGGAAAGCGGTGATCTTACCGTCGATACCGGCATAACCGGCAATGATGAAATAGGCCAGCTTGGCAGAAGCCTGGACTCCATGATATATAAGATAAAAGGGCTTATACAAAAAGGTATGGATTTGACTCGCGAGGTATCGGCATCAGCCGACAATGTGGCCGCCGTATCTGAAGAAGCCACCGCCGCCTCTTCTGAGATAGCCACCGCCATACAGGAGATAGCCAAAGGGGCATCGGAACAGGCAAACGACGCCACCATAGGCGCCCAAAAGGCGAGTGAACTGGCGCAGCAGATAGACGATGTAGCCGAAAATGCCAAGACCATGAATACCATATCTCAACAAACGCTGGGAGCAGCGACGGATGGCTTGAACGCCGTCGACACGCTCAAGCAAAAGAGCAGCCAGGTGAACGACGTGACCCAATCCATGGTAGAGGCCATACAACAACTGGGCCAGGAATCCAGAAATATAAACAACATAATAAAGGTGATAGACGCCATATCCGACCAAACCAATCTGTTGGCATTGAACGCGGCTATAGAGGCGGCTCGAGCCGGTGAGGCGGGCAAGGGATTTGCGGTGGTGGCCAATGAGATACGCAAGCTGGCCGAGCAATCGCAAACATCGACGCGCAATATAAACGATATAATAAAGCGCATAACCAGCATGACACAGAATACCGTAAGCAATACAGGGGTAATGGCCGATATCGTATCGCAGCAAAATGCCGCGGTAGACAGCGCCGCTCAATCCTTCCAGAATATAGCTCAATCGGTGCGAAAGCTATCTGAACAGATAAAATCCATAGATATTGCAGTAGAAGCGATGAATGCCAATAAGAATGGGGTGCTCAACGCCATAGAGAATATATCGGCCGTATCCGAACAATCGGCGGCTTCAGCTCAAGAGGTGTCGGCCTCGGCTCAAGAGCAGTTAGCGGCCATGGACGAGCTGAGCAATGCCGCTCAAAAGCTGAACGAGCTGGCCACAGATCTACTGAATGCGATGTCAGTATTTAAAATAAGTTAG